The following are encoded together in the Gammaproteobacteria bacterium genome:
- a CDS encoding FAD:protein FMN transferase, with protein sequence MICRALWLVLFCLCLVPEAKALWVDKTFTVMGTVARVRLWHDDAKQAEMAVEAVEREMHRIDAALSPFRPDSELSRVNAHAAKTPIPVSDELFRLLLQANAVSRKTNGAFDVTFSSVGFLYDFRRKKAPDAKTIAQRRPLINYRAIILNPAKQTVAFAHTGMRIDLGGIAKGYAVDRCIQLLRQYGVREALVSAGGDSYALGDNFGKLWRIGIQHPRQQDAVIRVLPVKDTAVSTSGDYERFFIDEHGNRIHHIINPKTGKPVQGIESVTILAPNTTLSDALSTSVFVLGVQKGLTLVESMPNVSAVIVDSQGNVHYSSDLVSKSVP encoded by the coding sequence GGCAAAAGCCCTCTGGGTAGACAAAACATTCACGGTGATGGGGACTGTTGCTCGAGTGCGCCTATGGCATGATGATGCCAAACAGGCGGAAATGGCAGTTGAGGCGGTCGAGCGCGAAATGCACCGTATTGACGCAGCGCTCAGTCCATTTCGTCCTGATTCCGAGCTCAGTCGTGTGAACGCACATGCCGCCAAAACACCTATACCAGTCAGTGACGAACTCTTCCGACTGCTGCTCCAGGCCAATGCTGTGTCACGAAAAACCAATGGCGCCTTCGATGTGACCTTCTCCAGTGTGGGATTTCTTTACGACTTCCGCCGCAAAAAAGCGCCCGATGCCAAAACCATTGCCCAACGCCGACCACTGATTAACTATCGCGCCATCATACTGAATCCCGCCAAGCAAACCGTGGCCTTTGCCCATACAGGTATGCGCATCGATCTCGGAGGCATTGCCAAAGGGTATGCTGTGGATCGTTGCATTCAATTATTACGCCAATATGGCGTCCGTGAAGCATTGGTCAGTGCTGGCGGAGATTCCTATGCGCTGGGAGATAATTTTGGCAAACTTTGGCGTATTGGCATTCAGCACCCTCGCCAACAAGATGCTGTCATTCGCGTGCTTCCAGTCAAAGATACCGCCGTTTCTACTTCGGGCGACTATGAGCGCTTTTTCATCGATGAGCACGGCAATCGCATTCACCACATCATCAATCCCAAAACCGGCAAACCTGTCCAAGGCATCGAAAGTGTCACAATACTTGCGCCCAATACGACCCTTTCAGACGCCTTATCGACAAGTGTTTTTGTGCTTGGCGTACAAAAGGGCCTGACGCTGGTGGAATCCATGCCCAATGTCTCGGCAGTCATCGTCGACAGTCAAGGCAATGTGCATTATTCATCGGATTTGGTTTCAAAATCAGTACCATAG
- a CDS encoding DUF3570 domain-containing protein: MVVTRRLSLLVALAVISAEGAVLPEDRADLLYHAYSGGGVEITGPSLLVRKDIADEISVVANYYVDMVSSASIDVVTTASPYTEERTQYSLAVDYLHDRTTVSMGYISSTENDYDAQTASFSISQDFFGDLTTVTIGYAKGDDIVRRNGQSDFQENVTRQNYQLSVTQILTRNMLVNVAGEVITDEGFLNNPYRSVRYLDPTTPLGYGFQAERYPRTRTSNAVSVTLKYFLPYRAALKFKGKLYSDTWGIDANSVEVGYTHPYDDHLTFDVSARYYQQDSAEFYADLFPYQDAQNFLARDKELSTFQSVSVGVGASYQWKVHWGPVSRVSFNAKYDRIQFRYDDFRNLTVQTTPGAEPLYSFDADVVRLFVSLWY; encoded by the coding sequence GTGGTTGTAACTAGGCGACTGAGCCTTCTGGTTGCCTTGGCGGTGATTTCTGCCGAGGGTGCGGTGCTGCCTGAAGACAGGGCAGACCTTCTTTATCACGCCTATTCGGGCGGTGGCGTTGAAATCACGGGGCCCTCACTGTTGGTGCGGAAGGACATTGCCGATGAAATCTCTGTGGTCGCCAATTATTACGTTGACATGGTGTCAAGTGCATCCATTGATGTGGTGACGACAGCCAGCCCTTATACTGAAGAACGGACCCAGTATTCACTTGCGGTCGATTATCTCCACGACCGAACCACGGTGTCGATGGGTTATATTAGCAGTACAGAGAATGATTATGATGCCCAGACAGCGAGCTTTTCCATCAGTCAGGATTTCTTTGGTGATCTGACGACGGTGACAATTGGTTATGCCAAAGGCGATGACATCGTTCGTCGGAATGGTCAATCCGATTTCCAAGAAAACGTGACACGCCAGAACTACCAGCTTTCTGTGACTCAGATCCTCACGCGCAATATGCTTGTTAATGTTGCGGGCGAGGTCATTACAGATGAAGGTTTTCTGAACAATCCGTATCGAAGCGTGCGCTATCTCGACCCAACCACACCGTTGGGGTACGGGTTTCAGGCAGAACGTTACCCGAGAACGCGAACATCGAATGCAGTCTCGGTCACACTCAAGTATTTTCTTCCCTACCGTGCCGCCCTTAAGTTTAAGGGAAAGCTTTACTCAGACACTTGGGGCATTGATGCCAACTCGGTTGAGGTTGGATATACCCACCCCTATGATGACCATCTGACATTTGATGTGTCGGCGCGTTACTATCAACAGGACAGTGCCGAATTTTATGCGGATTTATTTCCTTATCAGGATGCGCAAAACTTTTTGGCAAGAGATAAGGAGCTGAGCACGTTTCAATCTGTGTCGGTCGGCGTGGGGGCGTCCTACCAGTGGAAGGTTCATTGGGGACCGGTGTCTCGTGTTTCGTTTAACGCCAAATACGATCGAATTCAATTTCGCTATGATGATTTCCGAAATTTAACCGTGCAAACCACGCCGGGCGCCGAGCCTTTGTATAGTTTTGATGCGGATGTGGTGCGCTTATTTGTGAGCCTATGGTACTGA
- a CDS encoding DUF4266 domain-containing protein — protein sequence MKRKSRHCYVNKAILCQRLVVVLLMLGLSGCGLKPWVKPYERQNLADPIMSLNPDPVEAAYMQHVYEAREGARGGDGGGGGGCGCN from the coding sequence ATGAAGCGCAAATCAAGGCATTGTTACGTGAATAAGGCAATTCTGTGTCAGCGACTTGTCGTCGTTTTGCTGATGCTGGGGCTCAGCGGTTGCGGCCTGAAGCCATGGGTGAAACCGTATGAACGGCAGAATCTGGCAGATCCCATCATGAGTCTGAACCCTGATCCGGTTGAGGCGGCTTATATGCAGCACGTTTACGAAGCGCGTGAAGGTGCGCGTGGTGGCGACGGTGGTGGTGGAGGGGGCTGTGGTTGTAACTAG
- a CDS encoding TlpA family protein disulfide reductase — protein sequence MKLRVWVVLSCLLAMVAYADTSGAVPAPDFTLPSRAGKNIRLAELRGNIILLNFWASWCGPCREEMPKLEALHQKYKDLGVKIVGVNLDTERPQSEPLLKDTGVTFTILFDTEGKVGEMFKVETMPSTYLIDRDGRIRYVHRGYRPGYENEYEAQIKALLRE from the coding sequence ATGAAATTGCGTGTATGGGTGGTGTTGTCTTGTCTGTTAGCGATGGTGGCCTACGCGGATACCTCGGGCGCCGTTCCTGCGCCGGATTTTACCTTGCCTTCAAGAGCAGGGAAAAATATCCGTTTGGCAGAGCTGAGGGGCAATATCATTTTGCTCAACTTCTGGGCGTCTTGGTGTGGGCCATGTCGCGAAGAAATGCCAAAACTGGAAGCGCTCCACCAAAAATACAAGGATCTTGGCGTCAAGATTGTTGGCGTCAATCTTGACACTGAACGCCCGCAATCGGAGCCTTTGCTGAAAGACACTGGTGTGACCTTCACCATTTTGTTCGATACCGAAGGTAAGGTCGGTGAGATGTTTAAAGTGGAGACGATGCCGAGCACCTATCTGATTGACCGAGATGGTCGCATCCGCTATGTGCACCGCGGGTATCGTCCGGGCTATGAAAATGAGTATGAAGCGCAAATCAAGGCATTGTTACGTGAATAA
- a CDS encoding outer membrane beta-barrel domain-containing protein, which yields MENRLQCVLLVGLLAGGLALSAPNDEQRPSAAEEVITPPKRTEIDLANIDAWDVEIGIEYGMMNVEDFGTNPILSGYLAYHVSEDFFIQAGYGQTDTEPTSFERLSGATLLTDDQRQLQYYDLTVGVNLLPGEGFVWDKWAFNSSFYLIGGVGSTNFADDNRFTVTWGAGYRIVLRDWLAIKFEFRDHFYDIDLLGENKTSHNLSYRIGISGFF from the coding sequence ATGGAAAATAGGCTTCAGTGTGTTCTTTTAGTCGGGCTGCTGGCCGGTGGGTTGGCGTTATCGGCCCCCAACGATGAGCAGCGCCCCAGTGCGGCGGAAGAAGTGATTACACCGCCTAAGCGGACCGAAATCGACTTGGCCAATATTGATGCCTGGGATGTAGAAATTGGCATTGAATACGGCATGATGAATGTCGAGGATTTTGGTACCAATCCCATACTCTCTGGCTATCTGGCCTACCATGTGTCAGAGGATTTTTTCATACAGGCGGGTTATGGTCAGACAGATACCGAGCCGACCAGCTTTGAGCGTCTCTCCGGTGCGACTTTGCTCACAGATGACCAACGTCAATTGCAGTACTATGATTTGACGGTGGGTGTTAACTTGTTACCCGGTGAAGGTTTTGTCTGGGACAAGTGGGCATTTAATTCGAGCTTCTACCTGATTGGAGGCGTTGGGAGCACAAACTTCGCAGATGACAATCGTTTTACCGTTACCTGGGGAGCTGGCTATCGTATCGTCTTACGTGACTGGCTAGCAATTAAGTTTGAATTCCGTGATCATTTTTATGACATTGATTTGTTGGGAGAAAACAAAACATCCCACAATCTTTCGTATCGGATAGGTATTAGCGGCTTTTTTTGA